A section of the Chlorocebus sabaeus isolate Y175 chromosome 17, mChlSab1.0.hap1, whole genome shotgun sequence genome encodes:
- the MYMX gene encoding protein myomixer produces the protein MPAPLFPLLLRLLLSRLLLPVARLARQYLLPLLRRLARRLGSQDMREALLGCLLFILSQRHSPDAGEASRVDRLERRERLGPQK, from the coding sequence ATGCCCGCGCCACTGTTCCCACTGCTGCTTCGATTGCTGCTGTCCCGTCTGCTGCTGCCTGTCGCCCGCCTGGCCCGCCAGTACCTCCTGCCCCTGCTGCGCCGATTGGCCCGCCGCCTGGGCTCCCAGGACATGCGAGAGGCTTTGCTGGGCTGTCTGCTGTTCATTCTCAGCCAGCGACACTCGCCAGacgctggggaggcctcaagagtGGACCGcctggagaggagggagaggttaGGCCCCCAGAAGTGA